In Nocardioides luti, the DNA window AAGATCGGCGTCCGGTCGTCGCCGACGAGGCCGAAGCCCTGCGGCTTGCCGGGCTGCATCGCGACGCCCCCGAACCACACGCCGTCCGGGGTCAGCGCCTCCTTGACGACGTCGAAGTCGCCCTGCGAGACACCGCCGCTCGTGACGACGATGTCGGCCCGGACCAGCTGGTCGTGCAGCGCGTCGAGGAACGCGCGCGGCTCGTCGGGCACGATGCCGACGCGGTAGGCGATCGCCCCCGCCCGGCGCGCGGACGCGGCCAGGAGGAACGAGTTGCCGTCGTAGATCGAGTCGTGGCCCAGCGGGGTGCCCGGCTCGCGGAGCTCGGAGCCGGTCGAGAGGATCACGACGCGCGGCCGCGGCCGGGAGCGGATCGCGGCCCGGCCGATCGAGGCGAGCAGGCCGAGGTGGCGCGGGCCGAGGACCGTGCCGTGCTCGACGAGCAGGTCCCCCTCCTCGACGTCCTCGCCGGCGAGCCGGACGTGCTGGCCGACCTCCGGCGCGCGGGAGATCCGCACCTGGGCGACGCCGCGGTCGGTCCACTCGTAGGGGACGACGCTGTCGGCGCCCTGCGGGACCGGGGCGCCGGTCATGATCTTGACCGCGGTGCCGGGCGACATCGCCAGCAGCTGGGCCTGCCCCGCCCCGATCTCACCGACGACGGGCAGGTGCACCGGCGCGTCCTCCGTCGCGGCGGCGACGTCGCTCTGGCAGACGGCGTACCCGTCCATGCCGGAGTTGTCGAACGACGGCAGCGCGATCGGCGAGCGGACGTCCTCGGCCGCGGCGAGACCGAGCGTCTCCATCAGCGGCTGCGGGAAGTCCGGCAGCGGCTCGATGGCCGCGAGGATGCGCTCCAGGTGCGCCTCGACCGACGTGAGGCCGTCAGCCATCCGAGGGTCCGGACAGCACGGCGTCGGCCTGGACGCGCTGGGCCGAGGAGGCCTCGAGCGCGACGTCCCCGACCACCTGCACGCCGTGGCCGAAGGTCCAGTCGCCCGCGACGGTGAGCGAGGTGGCCTTCTTCATCGACGGGGCGCCCTGCGGGAAGCGCTTGTCGAACTCGCCGACCAGCTTGTAGTAGTCGCCGTCGAGGTCGACGTACGGCAGCTCCACCGCGACCTGGTCGAGGACGAAGTCCTTCTTGATGTCGTAGACGTCCGAGCGCAGCACCAGCAGGTCGTTCGTGGTCTTGACGGGGACGAAGCGGTCCCGGCCGACCTCGATCAGCTGCGAGCCCTCGAAGACCTCGATCGCGGCACCCATCGCGGTCTCGATCTGGATCACCTCGGGGGTGCTGGGGTCGCCGGGGTCGAGGTGCTTGACGTT includes these proteins:
- the glp gene encoding molybdotransferase-like divisome protein Glp, yielding MADGLTSVEAHLERILAAIEPLPDFPQPLMETLGLAAAEDVRSPIALPSFDNSGMDGYAVCQSDVAAATEDAPVHLPVVGEIGAGQAQLLAMSPGTAVKIMTGAPVPQGADSVVPYEWTDRGVAQVRISRAPEVGQHVRLAGEDVEEGDLLVEHGTVLGPRHLGLLASIGRAAIRSRPRPRVVILSTGSELREPGTPLGHDSIYDGNSFLLAASARRAGAIAYRVGIVPDEPRAFLDALHDQLVRADIVVTSGGVSQGDFDVVKEALTPDGVWFGGVAMQPGKPQGFGLVGDDRTPIFTLPGNPVSSYVSFETFVLPAIRKLMGKAPYSRPTVRARLTHTVQSPAGRRQFVRGEYARDGGGPYVAPVGGHGSHLIGDLASSNALIVVPEDVTSVAAGEHVQVLCLDDEF